The sequence CTGGGCGGTGACGACGACCTCCTCGCGCATGCCAGGGGGCGCCGGCATGGGAGCCATCAGCGCCATCGGCGGCGGGGGTGGTGGCGCCGGAATCTCTGGCCTCGGCACGCCATGGTGGCTGGTCCCCATGGGCCAGCAGCCGGTCTTAAGGTGCTGCGGCGCGGCCGTCGGCAGGTCTGCCGGAACCCGGGCCAGGCGGCCGGCGACCACGGCGGTCGGCGCGTCGGCGAAGCTGGCGGCGCTGTGGTTGGCCAGGGTGATCCAGCCGGTCAGGTCCAGGCTCTTGCCGTCGGGGCTGATGCGGGCGACGTAGTCCGCCGCCCAGTCTATCCGCACGCTGAGATAGCTCACCCGCACCTGGTAGCGGCCAGCGGCGGGCGTGTCGGTGACCACCGACAGCGTCGGGCGGCTGGCCAGGCCCTTGGGCAGGCTGTCGAACACCAGCTTCTCAGGCCCGCCGCTGCAGCGCAGGGCCTCGACCCCGGCCGCGGTCTGCAGCACCACCCCGTCCGGGCCGGCGCGCACGGTGGCCGCCTCGCTGGTTTCCCGCCCGGTCTTGCGGTCGGTGCGGACGATGTGGACCGGCTGGTCGGTCAGGTGGGCGATCAGCGAGCCGGGGCTCAAGAGGTCGTAGTCGAAATTGCGCTCGGCCAGGCTGCCCGGCAGGCCCTCGACCGCGGCGCTCTCGGGGATGATCCCGTCGGCCACGCCCTCGAAGCTCAGGCGCGTGCGGCCGGCGGGCAGGTCGACCGTACGGGTCTCGGTGACCAGGGCGAGGCCGTGAGCGGAATCCGGGTCTTCACGGGCCAGGTCGGCGCCGCGGGCGGGGCGGTCGCGATAGACCACCACCTCGACCTTTTCGGGCGCGGCCGAGATCGTGTCCGCCCGCGCCAAGACCGGCAGAGCCAACGCGACCGCAAAGATCAGTTGGGTGAGCCTTCCGCCCACGGGGCTACCAGCCGGTCTCGACGTCGAAGGTCAGGGTGGTCTGGCCGTTGGCGGGTACGGGGATCGACCAGCCCAGGGTGTGGGCGTCGATGCGGCGGCTCTGCAGGCTCTCCTTCAGCACCTTGCCGTCGCGCCACAGGCCGCCCTGGCGCAGCTCGACGGTCACCGGCTCGCGGCGCGCATTGCGGGCGACATAGGTCATGGAATAGCGCGTGCGCGTCTTGCTGATCTTGGTCTCGGCTGTGACGGTCGGCTGCACCGTGACGTCGAAGGCGTCGCCGATCTTGACCGCCAGTTCCGAGCCCTGCGGCGTGTGGCCGATCTGGCTCTCACCGACGAACTTGGGCTCGCCCGCCGTGTCGCGCTCATAGACCCGCATGGTCCCGGCCGGCAGGCCGGCGGCGAGGCCCGAGCCGCGCGAGTTCACAAAGTCCACCACCACCACGGCGGCGGATGGCTGCTGCTGGGTCTGGAACCAGCCGGCGCTCCATTGGTAGACCTTGTGCGCGGCGACGCCATCGGCCTGCAGGAAGCCGACCTGCTTGGTCTGGTTCTGGGCGATCGTGGTCCGTTCGGGCAGGCTATAGATGTGATAGTCGCCCAGTTCCTTGCCGGGGCCTTCGTCGGCTTCGGTCCCCGCGGCGCGGACGGCGGCAAGCCCATCGCTCTGGTCGCTTGCGTCGTCGCCCTGGGCCAGTTGCACATGGCCGGCCACGAGCTGGGTTTCGGCGCCGACATAGGGCGCGCCGGAGTGGTTCTCCAGCGTGATCCAGCCCTGCAGGTCCAGCTTGGCGGCCTTCTCGTCGAACAGGGCGACATAGTCGGCCTTCCACGACAGGCCCGTGGTCAGGTAGCTGAGCGTGGCCAGGCGCTGGCCGGCGCGTTCGGAATCCACCGTCACCGACAGGGTCGGGTGGGCGCGCAGGTTGTCGGGCACCTTGTCGAAGATCACCCGGGTGGGCACGTCGTCGTCGCGCAGGACCTCGATGCGGTCGCCGATCTTCAGCACCACGCCCTCGTTGGCCGAGAGCACCGTGGCCTTCTCGGTCACCTGCTGGCCGTTGCCGGGATTGGTGCGGACGATGGTGACCTCATGCCCGACCGCCTTCTCCATCAGCTTGCCGGGGGTCAAAAGGTCGTAGTCGAAGTTCTGCTCGACCACGCCGATCGCGTCGGCCGACAGGGTCACCGTCTCGGGGCGAATGGCGGCGGAGACGTCTTTGAACTCCAGTCGCTGGCGGCCCTTGGCGATGTCCAGGAGGCGCTGGTCCTGCACCAGGGCCTGGTCGGCGTTATAGATGGTCACCGAGAGCTTGGGCGCGTCCGCGGCGAGGGCGGCGTGGGCCAGGGCCATGGCCGATGCGGTCAGGAGTGCGGTCTTTCCCATGGTGCGTGGTCCCCGCCTTGCTTTGCGGTGACGCTGGCACGGCCAAGCCGGCGAGTCGACGGGAGGTTTTCCCGACCCGGAAGGCGCTTATTCCTGATTGCAGCTCAGTGGCCGGACTTGCCGCCCAGCCAGTCCATCAGGGCCATCATCACGCCTGAGAAGACGAAGGTCAGGTGCAGGCCGATCAGCCAGCCGAGCTTGGCGGCGTCGGGCGCGGCGCCCGGCTCGGCCAGGTCCATGAAGGCGCGCAGCAGGGCCACGGCCGAGATGGCGATGATCGAGGCGATCAGCTTCATCTTCAGGCCGGAGAAATCCAGCGCGCCCAGCCAGTCGGGCCGGTCGTCGTGGTCGCCGGTGTCGATGCGCGAGACGAAGTTCTCGTAGCCCGACAGGATCATGATCAGCACCAGGCTGGCCCCCAGCGACAGGTCGATCAGCGACAGGGCCAGGACGATGGCGTCGTCCGGCTTGGCGCTCATGACCACCAGCGGGACCTGGTGGACGATTTCCAGCACGAACACCGCCAGCAGCGTGACCAGGGCCGCGACCAGGCCGACATAGAAGGGCGCCATCAGCCAGCGCGCAGCGAACAGGCCGCGCTCCAGCCAGGTTTCCAGGCTCGGCTTCTGCTGGGTCATCGGCGCCCCAAATCCTGCATCCACGTCAGACTAAGCTTCACTTCTCCTCCCCCGTTCCGCGTTCGCGAAACAGGGGAGGAGAAGAGATTCAAGCTCTCAGCTTGGCTCCCACCGCCTTGCCGGCCGCAGCGACAATCCTGGCCG is a genomic window of Phenylobacterium montanum containing:
- a CDS encoding TIGR00645 family protein, translated to MTQQKPSLETWLERGLFAARWLMAPFYVGLVAALVTLLAVFVLEIVHQVPLVVMSAKPDDAIVLALSLIDLSLGASLVLIMILSGYENFVSRIDTGDHDDRPDWLGALDFSGLKMKLIASIIAISAVALLRAFMDLAEPGAAPDAAKLGWLIGLHLTFVFSGVMMALMDWLGGKSGH
- a CDS encoding DUF4139 domain-containing protein, encoding MGGRLTQLIFAVALALPVLARADTISAAPEKVEVVVYRDRPARGADLAREDPDSAHGLALVTETRTVDLPAGRTRLSFEGVADGIIPESAAVEGLPGSLAERNFDYDLLSPGSLIAHLTDQPVHIVRTDRKTGRETSEAATVRAGPDGVVLQTAAGVEALRCSGGPEKLVFDSLPKGLASRPTLSVVTDTPAAGRYQVRVSYLSVRIDWAADYVARISPDGKSLDLTGWITLANHSAASFADAPTAVVAGRLARVPADLPTAAPQHLKTGCWPMGTSHHGVPRPEIPAPPPPPPMALMAPMPAPPGMREEVVVTAQKRTVQTDLGDYKLYSLVEPTTVAAHQVKQVQFLHQAKVGFDPVYRYDVEIGDNGEAPPPDQTIPTRLVLRLKNKAADGLGEALPAGLVSFRQAEPGAPGHELFLGQAGMRDVPVNEPFELNLAQSPEVVVRQEIVSAKQLGWGTDHRRLRAEIAVSLFNHRADAVITEVRQPQAEGLTIVAESLSHDIRDGAPAWRIALAARSETTLTYTVEFDN
- a CDS encoding DUF4139 domain-containing protein, producing the protein MGKTALLTASAMALAHAALAADAPKLSVTIYNADQALVQDQRLLDIAKGRQRLEFKDVSAAIRPETVTLSADAIGVVEQNFDYDLLTPGKLMEKAVGHEVTIVRTNPGNGQQVTEKATVLSANEGVVLKIGDRIEVLRDDDVPTRVIFDKVPDNLRAHPTLSVTVDSERAGQRLATLSYLTTGLSWKADYVALFDEKAAKLDLQGWITLENHSGAPYVGAETQLVAGHVQLAQGDDASDQSDGLAAVRAAGTEADEGPGKELGDYHIYSLPERTTIAQNQTKQVGFLQADGVAAHKVYQWSAGWFQTQQQPSAAVVVVDFVNSRGSGLAAGLPAGTMRVYERDTAGEPKFVGESQIGHTPQGSELAVKIGDAFDVTVQPTVTAETKISKTRTRYSMTYVARNARREPVTVELRQGGLWRDGKVLKESLQSRRIDAHTLGWSIPVPANGQTTLTFDVETGW